A stretch of Paludisphaera borealis DNA encodes these proteins:
- a CDS encoding pentapeptide repeat-containing protein, whose amino-acid sequence MSIHPMYRRWKTKPFAFVEAESPAQALELASRGGVDLTYADLRGLVAPRSFLPGADLRGVDLAASDLPGAYLRKADLRSANLVGANLANSSIREADLRKADLCDADLRRADLRDARFNGADLRGVQLTGARLDGAVIDWRWSAFAVELLRRDVDCRGDAFHVVVELAFEDDDRPFGWLRTLVRKAGVIEWAFPLLGRAIVPGDNAPELLRRLAADTLIDAATAAGPPASQHLWTRRKSLT is encoded by the coding sequence ATGTCGATCCATCCGATGTACCGACGCTGGAAGACGAAGCCCTTTGCATTCGTCGAGGCCGAGAGCCCCGCCCAGGCTCTCGAGCTGGCCTCACGAGGCGGAGTCGACCTGACTTACGCCGACCTGCGAGGGCTTGTCGCCCCGCGCTCTTTCCTGCCCGGAGCCGATCTGCGAGGCGTCGATCTGGCCGCCTCGGATCTGCCCGGCGCCTACCTTCGCAAGGCCGACCTCCGTTCCGCGAACCTCGTCGGCGCGAACCTCGCGAACTCATCGATTCGCGAAGCCGACTTGCGTAAGGCCGACCTCTGCGACGCCGACCTGCGGCGAGCCGATCTGCGCGACGCCCGGTTCAACGGGGCTGATCTGCGAGGCGTCCAGTTGACCGGGGCGCGGCTGGACGGCGCGGTGATCGACTGGCGATGGTCCGCGTTCGCCGTCGAGCTGCTCAGACGTGATGTCGATTGTCGCGGCGACGCCTTCCACGTCGTCGTGGAGCTGGCCTTTGAAGACGACGACCGGCCGTTCGGCTGGCTCCGGACTCTGGTCCGCAAGGCCGGCGTGATCGAATGGGCCTTCCCCTTGCTGGGCCGGGCGATCGTCCCCGGCGACAACGCCCCCGAACTGCTCCGTCGGCTGGCGGCCGACACCCTGATCGACGCCGCCACCGCCGCCGGGCCGCCGGCTTCGCAACACTTGTGGACCCGTCGAAAGAGCCTGACCTGA
- a CDS encoding class I SAM-dependent methyltransferase, with protein sequence MIEHWSEGIADDNMAEDILVELGDVVRRHPWWRARAALTLRLLSDLGIEPPAHVLDAGCGWGVTLDALEAQGYRAVGMDVSRRTLEHLDRPGRTLIEADLTQPLRADAPRYDAVLALDVIEHLDDDREAVRRLGALLEPGGALVVSVPALPAMFSEFDAVQGHRRRYLPDTLAAAFDDSGLRLDRTFWWGRWLVPLLRRQRARTLSRPGETPAQIYQRHLTLPPKAASWLLSLAFRLEEKSALRGSLGSGTSLFAVARRS encoded by the coding sequence ATGATCGAGCACTGGTCGGAGGGAATCGCCGACGACAACATGGCCGAGGACATCCTCGTCGAGCTCGGCGACGTGGTCCGCCGCCATCCGTGGTGGCGCGCCCGCGCCGCGTTGACGCTCCGGCTCCTCTCCGACCTGGGAATTGAGCCGCCCGCGCACGTGCTAGACGCTGGCTGCGGCTGGGGAGTGACGCTCGACGCCCTCGAAGCTCAGGGCTACCGGGCCGTCGGCATGGACGTCTCGCGGCGCACGCTCGAACACCTCGACCGCCCCGGCCGCACACTCATCGAAGCCGACCTGACGCAGCCGCTTCGGGCCGACGCGCCACGGTATGACGCCGTACTGGCCCTGGACGTGATCGAACATCTCGACGACGATCGCGAGGCTGTTCGACGGCTCGGCGCGCTGCTCGAACCGGGAGGCGCGCTGGTTGTGAGCGTCCCCGCCTTGCCCGCGATGTTCTCCGAGTTCGACGCGGTTCAAGGCCACCGCCGCCGCTACCTTCCCGATACGCTGGCCGCCGCGTTCGACGACTCGGGCCTCCGCCTCGATCGTACGTTCTGGTGGGGCCGCTGGCTGGTCCCGTTGCTCCGTCGCCAGCGAGCCCGCACGCTGTCCCGACCGGGCGAAACGCCCGCACAGATCTACCAACGCCACCTGACTCTGCCGCCGAAGGCCGCGTCGTGGCTCCTGTCGCTCGCCTTCCGCCTCGAAGAAAAGTCCGCCCTCCGCGGCTCGCTCGGCTCCGGCACATCACTGTTCGCCGTCGCCCGTCGCTCATAG
- a CDS encoding glycosyltransferase family 2 protein produces MCDPPRPTDPRPTLSVVAPLYNEHENVDELYRRTSAALAAIGLDYEMLLVDDGSRDATPDLIDDLRRRDPRVVVLRLSRNFGHQAAVSAGLDHARGAAVVVIDGDLQDPPELIAAFVDKWREGYEVVYAVRRGRKEGWVKRLGYHAFYRLLSAISDLDIPLDSGDFCLMDRKVVDVLRHLPERMRFVRGLRSFVGFRQVGLAYDRSAREEGDPKYSMRGLMALAVDGLISFSGYPLRLVTYLGMITISIAIALLVWVFTDAITNGKAPRGWASMVVTVLFMGSIQLFSLGIIGEYIRLIFLETKGRPSYIVRDYSGPRSERPKDDDEPGAERR; encoded by the coding sequence ATGTGCGATCCGCCTCGACCGACCGACCCCCGACCGACCCTGAGCGTGGTCGCTCCGCTCTACAACGAGCATGAGAACGTTGATGAGCTGTACCGGCGGACGTCGGCCGCCCTGGCGGCGATCGGCCTCGATTACGAGATGCTCTTGGTCGACGACGGCAGCCGGGACGCGACGCCCGACCTGATCGACGACCTCCGCCGCCGCGACCCGCGCGTCGTCGTCTTGCGACTGAGCCGCAACTTCGGACACCAGGCGGCCGTCTCCGCCGGCCTCGACCACGCGCGCGGCGCGGCCGTCGTCGTCATCGACGGCGACCTTCAAGATCCGCCCGAGCTGATCGCCGCGTTCGTCGACAAATGGCGCGAGGGCTACGAAGTCGTCTACGCTGTTCGCCGGGGCCGCAAGGAAGGCTGGGTCAAGCGCCTCGGCTACCACGCCTTCTACCGGTTGTTGAGCGCGATCAGCGACCTCGACATCCCGCTCGACAGCGGCGATTTCTGCCTGATGGATCGTAAGGTCGTCGACGTGCTCCGCCACCTTCCCGAACGGATGCGGTTCGTCCGCGGCCTGCGATCGTTCGTCGGCTTCCGCCAGGTCGGCCTGGCCTACGACCGATCGGCCCGCGAGGAAGGCGACCCCAAGTACTCGATGCGCGGGCTGATGGCTTTGGCCGTCGACGGCCTGATCAGTTTCAGCGGCTACCCGCTGCGGCTGGTTACGTATCTTGGCATGATCACGATCTCGATCGCCATCGCGCTGCTCGTCTGGGTCTTCACTGACGCGATCACCAACGGGAAGGCGCCACGAGGCTGGGCCAGCATGGTCGTCACCGTGCTGTTCATGGGCTCGATCCAGCTTTTCAGCCTGGGGATCATCGGCGAGTACATCCGGCTCATCTTCCTCGAAACCAAGGGCCGGCCGTCGTACATCGTCCGCGATTATTCCGGGCCTCGATCCGAACGCCCGAAGGACGACGACGAACCAGGGGCCGAACGGCGATGA
- a CDS encoding SU10 major capsid protein, which yields MPSYENGPLSQFSAFNAGVLPNDVFGVAINWFVNRNPLVSRLPKLPTGAPQFLITNDNYRPRSIALANGGPLTAAATTAIVADASIFDTGDVVQIEQEYLLITAVSSATNTVTLTRGYAGTTAAAHNDLLSVYLISNSRTGSETNIASVSRIPQATTQYCQTVQHAYQVGGALQADSNYGSAYATPLDRDRMLAVQHVMDDFESACYYGKGVGLTSASSRPLMKGVQSILATNNTTAPTNAAAYKPSDLIRDTLQACFNGGGNPSLLVVSTDFLSAFAVWGHAAMRINAGSNVFGVPIDLFEAPFLSGISIIPAPLLRPGTAICLSAHEARVRLKRSMIDKPRGSRGDAFEGDIIMEGAIEIDNEAHHAWVSGITAFSAT from the coding sequence ATGCCTTCCTACGAAAACGGCCCCTTGTCGCAGTTCTCCGCCTTCAACGCCGGGGTCCTTCCGAACGACGTGTTCGGCGTGGCGATCAACTGGTTCGTGAACCGCAACCCGCTGGTCTCGCGGCTGCCGAAGCTGCCCACCGGCGCTCCGCAGTTCTTGATCACTAACGACAACTACCGGCCGCGATCGATCGCCCTGGCCAACGGCGGCCCCCTCACCGCCGCGGCGACCACGGCGATCGTCGCCGACGCATCGATCTTCGACACCGGCGACGTCGTCCAGATCGAGCAGGAGTATCTGCTGATCACGGCCGTCAGCAGCGCCACGAACACGGTGACGCTGACTCGCGGCTACGCCGGCACCACGGCCGCCGCCCACAACGACTTGCTTTCAGTCTACCTGATCAGCAACTCGCGGACGGGCTCCGAGACGAACATCGCCAGCGTCAGCCGGATTCCCCAGGCGACCACCCAGTACTGCCAGACCGTGCAGCACGCCTACCAGGTCGGCGGTGCGTTGCAGGCTGACTCGAACTACGGCAGCGCCTACGCTACGCCGCTCGACCGCGACCGGATGCTGGCCGTCCAGCATGTGATGGACGACTTCGAGAGCGCCTGTTACTACGGCAAGGGGGTCGGCTTGACCTCCGCCTCCAGCCGGCCGCTGATGAAGGGCGTGCAGAGCATTCTGGCGACCAACAACACGACCGCCCCGACGAACGCCGCGGCCTACAAGCCCAGCGACCTCATCCGCGACACGCTTCAGGCTTGCTTCAACGGCGGCGGCAACCCCAGCCTGCTGGTCGTCAGCACCGACTTCCTCAGCGCGTTCGCCGTGTGGGGCCACGCGGCCATGCGGATCAACGCCGGGTCGAATGTGTTCGGCGTGCCGATCGACCTGTTCGAGGCGCCGTTCCTTTCGGGCATTTCGATCATCCCCGCCCCGCTGCTGCGGCCGGGCACCGCGATCTGCCTGTCGGCTCACGAGGCCCGCGTCCGGCTCAAGCGGTCGATGATCGACAAGCCCCGCGGCTCGCGCGGCGACGCCTTCGAGGGCGACATCATCATGGAAGGCGCCATCGAGATCGACAACGAGGCGCACCACGCGTGGGTCTCGGGCATCACCGCCTTCTCCGCGACCTGA
- a CDS encoding HAD family hydrolase: protein MPPSAVLIAFDGVLADTENYHVAAWQRTLARLGWDVPDDVAARSAEIDDSLFAAEIFAHRGIVQADIDGWVRRKQALTLEMIRSAPRLFPGAADLVKSLAGHARLVVVADSLRDHVEALLERSGLADRIELIVAADDVKAVRPEPDGLRLAIKRLKVAAGHVLAIEGTPAGLRAARAAGISCMAVGHRRPFGEWVGDAPYVSGFEPVSGILAQLGFSREP from the coding sequence ATGCCTCCATCCGCCGTCCTGATCGCTTTCGACGGCGTCCTCGCCGACACCGAGAATTACCACGTGGCCGCCTGGCAGCGGACGCTGGCGAGGCTTGGCTGGGACGTCCCCGACGATGTCGCCGCGCGGTCGGCCGAGATCGACGATTCCCTGTTCGCGGCCGAGATTTTCGCCCATCGCGGGATCGTCCAGGCTGACATCGACGGCTGGGTCCGCCGCAAGCAGGCCTTGACCCTGGAGATGATCCGCTCCGCCCCCCGGCTCTTTCCGGGCGCCGCCGACCTCGTCAAGAGCCTCGCCGGCCACGCCCGGCTGGTGGTGGTCGCCGACTCGCTTCGCGACCACGTCGAGGCGCTGCTGGAGCGATCGGGCCTGGCCGACCGGATCGAGCTGATCGTCGCGGCCGACGACGTCAAGGCGGTCCGGCCCGAGCCCGACGGCCTCCGCCTGGCGATCAAGCGGCTGAAGGTCGCCGCCGGCCACGTCCTGGCCATCGAGGGGACCCCCGCCGGCCTCCGCGCCGCCCGCGCCGCGGGGATTTCGTGCATGGCCGTCGGCCATCGCCGGCCGTTCGGCGAATGGGTCGGCGACGCCCCCTACGTCTCCGGCTTCGAACCCGTCTCCGGCATCCTCGCCCAGCTCGGCTTTTCGAGAGAACCATGA
- a CDS encoding sugar phosphate isomerase/epimerase family protein, whose translation MSRPVTLFTGQWADLPIESICEKASKWGYDGIELPCWGDHFNVQQALKDDKYCQGRHDLLAKYGLKVWAISNHLVGQAVCDVIDERHKLILPDHVWGDGDPKGVKDRAAKEMIDTAHAAAKLGVKVVNGFTGSSIWHLLYSFPPVSDAMIAAGYKDFADRFNPILDVFKKLGLKFGLEVHPTEIAFDIYSAEAALEAVGRRPEFGFNFDPSHLIWQFVDPVAFIRAFPDRIYHMHVKDAARTLDGKSGILGSHINFGDPRRGWDFRSPGRGQVDFQAIARALNEIGYTGPLSVEWEDPGMDREFGAAEAVQFIKTNMSFPPAGRLFDQAFAEGQAKN comes from the coding sequence ATGTCGCGTCCCGTGACGCTTTTCACCGGCCAGTGGGCCGACCTGCCCATCGAGTCGATCTGCGAGAAGGCCAGCAAGTGGGGCTACGACGGCATCGAGCTGCCGTGCTGGGGCGACCATTTCAACGTCCAGCAGGCGCTCAAGGACGACAAGTACTGCCAGGGCCGCCACGACCTGCTGGCCAAGTACGGCCTGAAGGTCTGGGCGATCTCGAACCACCTGGTCGGCCAGGCGGTTTGCGACGTGATCGACGAGCGGCACAAGCTGATCCTGCCCGACCATGTCTGGGGCGACGGCGACCCGAAGGGGGTCAAGGACCGCGCGGCGAAGGAGATGATCGACACCGCGCACGCCGCCGCCAAGCTCGGCGTGAAGGTGGTCAACGGGTTCACCGGGTCGTCGATCTGGCACCTGCTGTACTCGTTCCCGCCGGTCTCCGACGCCATGATCGCCGCCGGCTACAAGGACTTCGCCGACCGGTTCAACCCGATCCTCGACGTCTTCAAGAAGCTCGGCCTGAAGTTCGGCCTGGAGGTCCACCCGACCGAGATCGCGTTCGACATCTACTCGGCCGAAGCGGCGCTTGAGGCCGTGGGCCGCCGCCCCGAGTTCGGGTTCAACTTCGACCCCAGCCACCTGATCTGGCAGTTCGTCGACCCGGTCGCGTTCATCCGGGCGTTCCCGGACCGGATCTACCACATGCACGTCAAGGACGCCGCCCGGACGCTCGACGGCAAGTCGGGCATCCTCGGCTCGCACATCAACTTCGGCGACCCCCGCCGCGGCTGGGACTTCCGCTCGCCGGGCCGCGGCCAGGTCGACTTCCAGGCCATCGCCCGCGCCCTCAACGAGATCGGCTACACCGGCCCCCTGTCGGTCGAATGGGAAGACCCCGGCATGGATCGCGAATTCGGCGCGGCCGAAGCCGTCCAGTTCATCAAGACGAACATGAGCTTCCCCCCCGCCGGCCGCCTCTTCGACCAGGCCTTCGCCGAAGGCCAGGCGAAGAACTGA
- a CDS encoding DJ-1/PfpI family protein, with product MRIAVLTFEGFNELDSFVAAAMLNRVKRPELQALIVCPAQRVTSMNGVVVHSQAPLSFAREAEAVIVGSGRDTRDLVRDSGLMGELGLDPSRQIIGAQCSGALVLAKLGLLANVPACTDSKTKPWVEEAGIQVLEQPFFAQGNVATAGGCLASHYLAAWVIARLGGWSAAESVVHYIAPVGQKQEYVERARAVVQQYLPEHDCVAV from the coding sequence ATGCGAATCGCGGTGCTTACATTCGAAGGATTTAACGAGCTCGATTCGTTTGTCGCCGCGGCCATGCTCAATCGGGTCAAGAGACCAGAACTACAGGCCCTTATCGTGTGTCCCGCCCAACGGGTCACATCGATGAATGGGGTTGTCGTCCATTCCCAAGCTCCCCTGAGCTTTGCCCGCGAGGCCGAGGCGGTCATCGTCGGCAGTGGAAGGGACACGCGAGACCTGGTGCGCGACTCCGGCCTGATGGGAGAGCTCGGGCTGGACCCGTCGCGCCAGATCATCGGCGCCCAATGCTCCGGGGCGCTCGTACTCGCGAAGCTCGGACTTCTCGCGAATGTCCCGGCGTGCACCGATTCCAAGACAAAGCCGTGGGTCGAAGAAGCCGGAATCCAAGTCCTGGAACAGCCGTTTTTCGCTCAAGGGAACGTCGCTACAGCCGGAGGCTGCCTCGCCTCTCACTATCTCGCGGCGTGGGTGATCGCTCGCCTCGGGGGCTGGAGCGCCGCGGAAAGCGTCGTTCATTACATCGCCCCCGTCGGCCAGAAGCAGGAATACGTGGAGCGTGCTCGCGCGGTGGTCCAGCAGTACTTGCCAGAGCACGATTGCGTCGCGGTCTAA
- a CDS encoding XRE family transcriptional regulator, producing the protein MDPKKQAALEAAGYVFGDAEDFLELTEEESRLVDIRLAVSRAVRNARLARNPTQAQAAKILNTSQPKVSKIESAAAEVSLDLMFRSLFALGGNAADVFGSAPPPKRSPKRKPLATG; encoded by the coding sequence ATGGACCCCAAGAAGCAGGCGGCTCTCGAAGCGGCCGGCTACGTCTTCGGAGACGCCGAGGACTTTCTGGAACTTACCGAAGAGGAAAGCCGCCTTGTCGACATCCGGCTCGCCGTCAGCCGGGCGGTCCGCAACGCCCGATTGGCCCGGAACCCGACGCAGGCCCAAGCGGCTAAGATTCTCAACACGAGTCAGCCCAAGGTCTCCAAGATCGAGTCGGCGGCCGCCGAAGTGTCGCTGGACCTGATGTTCCGCAGCCTCTTCGCACTCGGCGGCAACGCGGCCGACGTCTTCGGATCGGCTCCGCCGCCCAAGAGGTCTCCCAAGCGGAAGCCGCTCGCCACCGGCTGA